Proteins from a single region of Hymenobacter aquaticus:
- a CDS encoding DUF3885 domain-containing protein has product MAYPSTAFLQQNFPGLQRLCAGLFYRWPIGIRFDLQGEHPIYLDANHHSYDERYFQEVIQRASDLFKAAFQPTDEVLVIYQKPTAKRQRIRNTEYLLRQLGIAASAIAFQRIDSHYLYGNYGSSWIRMYHATTAAAIPYPKLATAIANQDFGHRTPRTDGDVFFLNLSRDLIFHMYDDRGLDIVAADKSILRPLFETYNSWIMTFDREQVEATFSEV; this is encoded by the coding sequence ATGGCATATCCCAGCACCGCTTTTCTGCAGCAAAACTTTCCGGGGCTACAGCGGCTCTGTGCCGGTTTGTTCTATCGGTGGCCCATTGGTATTCGCTTCGATTTGCAGGGTGAGCATCCTATTTATCTGGACGCTAACCATCATTCGTACGACGAGCGGTATTTCCAGGAAGTTATTCAGCGGGCATCTGATTTATTTAAAGCGGCTTTTCAGCCTACCGATGAGGTGCTGGTAATTTATCAGAAACCAACTGCTAAACGGCAACGCATCAGGAACACAGAGTATCTGCTGCGCCAGCTGGGCATTGCGGCTTCTGCTATAGCTTTTCAACGGATCGACAGCCACTACCTGTATGGTAATTACGGCTCAAGCTGGATAAGAATGTACCATGCTACCACTGCCGCCGCTATTCCATATCCGAAGCTAGCCACCGCCATTGCCAACCAGGATTTTGGGCATAGAACTCCCCGAACTGACGGTGACGTGTTCTTCTTAAATCTAAGCCGGGACCTGATTTTCCATATGTACGACGACCGTGGGCTTGATATAGTAGCAGCGGATAAATCGATTCTCCGGCCGCTGTTCGAAACCTATAACAGCTGGATAATGACTTTCGACCGGGAGCAAGTAGAGGCAACTTTCTCCGAAGTTTGA
- a CDS encoding carboxypeptidase-like regulatory domain-containing protein yields MKLPLLLGLLLLAPWLATAQTITVSGQVIDAKSNQALPGVTILQLNTSNGASSNLDGSFSLIVPGQSDSVTISVSAIGYVKQQRRVAAGSTAMLKMESDPRTIDSDDMIVYYRYKVGLTSGLRYAPYGLYAQVFGQRFIHKPLNILGSYHTNFKRNYAATASVNLPALPKLGRLHFSEQLDYQHLRAEAANAQFSSYSATLGLTLYPKATSQSELLLSAGYARYQPLHPTETTTSAGYGYGLGFRYSLPYPFEVNLQAQATRWPTYWQYQGSLSRFIGNQLQLGVAANQFRNYTEVSVSLSRSFF; encoded by the coding sequence ATGAAACTACCCTTACTACTCGGCTTATTATTGCTGGCTCCCTGGCTGGCTACGGCTCAAACCATTACGGTTTCGGGTCAGGTAATTGACGCCAAAAGCAATCAGGCGCTGCCGGGCGTGACCATTTTGCAGCTCAATACATCCAATGGAGCTAGCTCTAATCTGGACGGCAGCTTTTCGCTGATTGTGCCCGGCCAGTCAGACAGCGTCACCATTAGCGTAAGCGCCATTGGCTACGTGAAGCAGCAGCGCCGGGTAGCGGCCGGCAGCACTGCCATGCTCAAGATGGAGTCCGATCCGCGCACTATTGATTCGGATGATATGATAGTATACTACCGCTACAAAGTGGGCCTTACTTCCGGTCTGCGCTATGCTCCGTACGGGCTTTATGCCCAGGTATTTGGTCAGCGCTTCATTCACAAGCCCCTCAACATTTTGGGTAGCTACCACACCAACTTTAAACGCAACTACGCGGCCACAGCCTCGGTAAACCTGCCCGCGCTACCGAAGCTCGGCCGGCTCCACTTCTCCGAGCAGCTGGACTACCAGCACCTGCGGGCCGAAGCGGCCAATGCCCAGTTCAGCAGCTATTCCGCCACGCTGGGCCTGACACTCTACCCAAAGGCGACCAGCCAGTCTGAGCTACTACTCAGCGCTGGCTATGCCCGTTACCAACCGCTGCACCCCACCGAAACCACTACCTCCGCCGGTTACGGCTACGGACTGGGATTTCGCTACAGCCTCCCCTATCCGTTCGAGGTCAATCTGCAGGCCCAAGCCACCCGCTGGCCAACGTACTGGCAATATCAAGGCAGCCTTTCGCGCTTTATTGGTAATCAGCTGCAACTTGGCGTGGCGGCCAACCAGTTTCGCAATTACACGGAAGTCAGCGTAAGTCTGAGCCGGTCCTTTTTTTGA
- a CDS encoding enoyl-ACP reductase FabI, with protein sequence MSNNLLAGKVGIISGALNEESIAWKVALKAHEQGARFVLTNAPLAMRMGEINKLSEQCNAPIIPADATSMEDLEKLFSGAQEHLGGKLDFVLHSIGMSANIRKGKHYGELNYEWFQKTLDVSALSFHKMLAVAEKQDAFNEWGSAVALSYIAAQRAFLDYTDMSQAKAMLESIARSYGQRLGKLKKVRVNTISQSPTKTTAGTGISGFNAFYDYADKLSPLGNAPAEACADYCISLFSDLTRYVTMQNLMHDGGFSTTGISEEIVEVITQAGA encoded by the coding sequence ATGTCCAATAACCTCCTCGCCGGCAAGGTCGGCATCATCTCCGGGGCGCTCAACGAAGAATCCATTGCCTGGAAAGTAGCTTTGAAAGCCCACGAGCAGGGGGCGCGCTTCGTGCTGACCAACGCCCCGCTGGCCATGCGCATGGGCGAAATCAACAAGCTCTCGGAACAGTGCAACGCGCCCATCATTCCGGCCGATGCCACGTCGATGGAAGACCTGGAAAAGCTGTTTTCGGGCGCGCAGGAGCATTTGGGCGGCAAGCTCGACTTCGTGCTGCACAGCATCGGGATGAGCGCCAACATTCGTAAGGGCAAGCACTACGGCGAGCTGAACTACGAGTGGTTCCAGAAAACGCTGGACGTGTCGGCGCTGTCGTTTCACAAGATGCTGGCCGTGGCCGAAAAGCAGGACGCCTTCAACGAGTGGGGCTCGGCCGTGGCCCTTTCCTACATTGCCGCCCAGCGCGCCTTCCTCGACTACACCGACATGTCGCAGGCCAAGGCCATGCTCGAAAGCATTGCCCGCAGCTACGGCCAGCGCCTGGGCAAGCTCAAGAAAGTGCGCGTGAACACCATTTCCCAGTCGCCGACCAAGACCACGGCCGGCACCGGCATCAGCGGCTTCAACGCGTTTTACGACTACGCCGACAAACTCTCGCCCCTGGGCAACGCCCCGGCCGAAGCCTGCGCCGACTACTGCATCTCGCTGTTTTCGGACTTGACCCGCTACGTGACCATGCAGAACCTGATGCACGACGGCGGCTTCAGCACCACCGGTATTTCCGAGGAAATCGTGGAGGTGATTACCCAGGCCGGCGCGTAG
- the recN gene encoding DNA repair protein RecN: protein MLVDLRIQNYALIEQLELRPSALLNIITGETGAGKSIMLGAIGLLLGNRADSKMLFDTQRKCVIEGQFNISSYQLQDIFDSEDLDYDAQCILRREISPSGKSRAFVNDTPVTLETLRNIGANLMDIHSQHDTLLLGDAVFQLNLLDLYAGLVPTRGQYSNAYRQYRKLEADLKMVEDQIAQANKELDYHSFLLHELEEAHLDNEDQEALEQEIKQLEHAEEIKYKLTQALHSLSESEYCAAGSMKEAATLLGQISSYADSFRVLKERLDSCLIELHDIADEVEATERRTEGDPARIDELQSRLNVLYNLQRKHQVRDVPELIAVRDDLRQKVGSVLNLDKELSRLRKDTDGALATVTRQGSKLSESRKKGFPKFEKELAGLLSELGMPHSRIVVQHSTGQPAASGIDIISILFTANKGAQPQTLSKAASGGEFSRLMLCIKYMLADKTALPTIVFDEIDTGISGEIAVKVGRMMQQMAKKHQLVAISHLPQMAAAGDAHYFVYKEDRADRTVSRIRELTPEERVREIAHMIAGAKPSENAFQSARELLAMRGAEAVI, encoded by the coding sequence GTGCTGGTAGATCTTCGCATACAGAACTACGCTCTGATTGAGCAGCTGGAGCTGCGGCCTTCGGCCTTGCTCAACATCATTACGGGTGAAACCGGGGCCGGCAAGTCCATCATGCTGGGCGCCATCGGGCTGCTGCTCGGCAACCGCGCCGACTCCAAGATGCTCTTCGATACGCAGCGTAAGTGCGTGATTGAGGGGCAGTTCAATATTTCCAGCTACCAGCTCCAGGATATCTTCGACTCCGAAGACCTCGACTACGACGCCCAGTGCATTCTGCGGCGCGAAATCAGCCCGTCGGGTAAGTCGCGGGCCTTCGTGAACGACACGCCCGTGACGCTGGAGACGCTGCGCAACATCGGGGCCAACCTGATGGACATTCATTCCCAGCACGACACGCTGCTGCTCGGCGACGCGGTGTTTCAGCTCAACCTGCTCGACCTGTACGCCGGCCTGGTGCCCACGCGCGGGCAGTACAGCAACGCTTACCGGCAGTACCGCAAGCTGGAGGCCGACCTGAAAATGGTGGAAGACCAGATTGCCCAGGCCAACAAGGAGCTCGACTACCACAGCTTTCTGCTCCATGAACTGGAGGAAGCCCACCTCGATAACGAGGATCAGGAAGCCCTGGAGCAGGAAATAAAGCAGCTGGAGCACGCCGAGGAAATCAAGTACAAGCTGACCCAGGCCCTGCACAGCCTGAGCGAAAGTGAGTACTGCGCCGCCGGCTCCATGAAGGAAGCGGCCACTTTGCTGGGCCAGATTTCCAGCTACGCCGACTCGTTCAGGGTGCTCAAGGAGCGCCTCGACAGCTGCCTGATTGAGCTCCACGACATTGCCGACGAAGTAGAAGCCACCGAGCGGCGCACCGAGGGCGACCCGGCCCGCATCGACGAGCTGCAAAGCCGCCTCAACGTGCTCTATAACCTGCAGCGCAAACACCAGGTGCGCGACGTGCCCGAGCTCATTGCCGTGCGTGACGACCTGCGCCAGAAAGTAGGCTCGGTGCTGAACCTGGACAAGGAGCTGAGCCGCCTGCGCAAAGACACCGACGGCGCCCTGGCCACCGTGACGCGGCAGGGCAGCAAGCTTTCGGAGAGTCGGAAAAAGGGCTTTCCCAAGTTCGAGAAGGAGCTGGCCGGCCTGCTCTCGGAACTGGGTATGCCGCACTCCCGCATCGTGGTGCAGCACAGCACCGGGCAGCCCGCCGCCAGCGGCATCGACATTATCAGCATCCTGTTTACGGCCAACAAGGGTGCCCAGCCCCAGACGCTGAGCAAGGCTGCCTCGGGCGGGGAGTTTTCCCGCCTGATGCTGTGCATCAAATACATGCTGGCCGACAAAACCGCCCTGCCGACGATAGTGTTCGACGAAATTGACACCGGTATTTCGGGCGAAATTGCGGTGAAAGTGGGCCGGATGATGCAGCAGATGGCCAAAAAGCACCAGCTGGTAGCCATCAGCCATTTGCCCCAGATGGCCGCCGCCGGCGACGCGCACTACTTCGTCTACAAGGAAGACCGCGCCGACCGCACCGTGAGCCGCATCCGGGAGTTGACGCCCGAGGAGCGGGTGCGCGAAATTGCCCACATGATTGCCGGGGCCAAGCCCAGCGAAAATGCCTTCCAGAGTGCCCGCGAGCTGCTGGCCATGCGGGGGGCCGAAGCAGTGATTTAG
- a CDS encoding contact-dependent growth inhibition system immunity protein: protein MNNKSISQLEGWSWNQPIPDEDNSSYEEYNFYVLHKKPVNEYTPEDLGFMITQESGLKYVLPLAIGILKSNPFVSANYPGGLLTSVLGLPKTIWEQSPHLYNEVKIIFDNAKNNLENVEELKGSYRTIKYIRSVFIIFQNNIVISK from the coding sequence TTGAATAATAAAAGCATCAGTCAACTGGAAGGATGGTCATGGAATCAACCTATTCCAGATGAGGACAACTCTTCGTATGAAGAATATAATTTTTATGTTCTTCATAAAAAGCCTGTGAATGAGTACACTCCGGAAGACTTGGGCTTTATGATAACTCAGGAATCGGGCCTTAAATACGTTCTCCCATTAGCAATAGGTATATTAAAAAGTAACCCGTTTGTTAGTGCTAATTATCCAGGAGGGTTATTGACAAGTGTGCTTGGATTGCCAAAAACAATTTGGGAGCAAAGTCCCCATTTATATAATGAGGTGAAGATAATTTTTGATAATGCTAAAAATAATCTTGAGAACGTGGAGGAATTGAAGGGAAGTTACCGCACAATAAAATATATACGCTCTGTATTTATTATTTTTCAGAATAACATAGTCATCAGCAAGTAG
- the porD gene encoding type IX secretion system protein PorD gives MRKILLPLLFVLTLLAPSAGQAQELLAEVQITAENVNISDRQLIQQMKNDMQSFLNTRAWTNQTYRPEERIRCRIFVGITAVPQAGTYQATARIVSSRPVYGTSYETNLLSFADKAWVFNYSPQNPIDYSENTFVSNLSSLLSFYAYIIIGMDQDSFAKLGGSPYYDRARNILNNAANQSVTNETDPAWQDGETRNRYWLLNNLQDPQLEAMRTGIYAYYRQGLDIFIQKPDEARSSLFTALQGVQAAAIRRPGTLLARAFFDTKSDEISNIFRTAQDQQQKQQVVSMLSEVDPTNSAKYQTIMRQP, from the coding sequence ATGCGTAAAATCCTGCTTCCGCTGCTGTTTGTGCTCACGCTGCTGGCTCCCTCGGCCGGGCAGGCCCAGGAACTGTTGGCCGAAGTGCAGATTACGGCGGAAAACGTCAACATTTCGGACCGGCAGCTGATTCAGCAGATGAAAAACGACATGCAGTCGTTTTTGAATACGCGGGCCTGGACCAACCAGACGTACCGGCCCGAGGAGCGCATCCGGTGCCGCATCTTCGTGGGCATTACGGCCGTACCGCAGGCCGGTACCTATCAGGCTACGGCCCGCATCGTATCGTCGCGGCCGGTGTACGGCACCAGCTACGAAACCAACCTGCTGTCGTTTGCCGACAAGGCCTGGGTGTTCAACTACTCGCCCCAGAACCCGATTGACTATTCGGAAAACACCTTCGTTTCCAACCTGTCGTCGCTGCTGAGCTTTTACGCCTACATCATCATCGGCATGGACCAGGACAGCTTCGCCAAGCTCGGCGGCTCGCCCTACTACGACCGGGCCCGCAACATCCTCAACAACGCGGCCAACCAGTCGGTGACCAACGAAACCGACCCGGCTTGGCAGGATGGGGAAACGCGGAACCGCTACTGGCTGCTCAACAACCTGCAGGACCCGCAGCTGGAAGCCATGCGCACGGGCATCTACGCCTACTACCGCCAGGGCCTCGACATCTTTATTCAGAAGCCCGATGAGGCCCGCAGCAGCCTGTTTACGGCCTTGCAGGGGGTGCAGGCCGCCGCCATTCGCCGGCCCGGCACGCTGCTGGCCCGCGCGTTTTTCGACACCAAGTCGGACGAAATTTCCAACATTTTCCGCACGGCCCAGGATCAGCAGCAGAAGCAGCAGGTGGTGAGCATGCTCTCGGAAGTAGACCCGACGAACTCGGCCAAGTATCAGACCATCATGCGCCAGCCCTAA
- a CDS encoding phosphopantothenoylcysteine decarboxylase domain-containing protein, protein MRVLITAGPTYEPIDPVRFIGNHSTGKMGYALAEVFAENGAQVTLISGPTNLPDPANPQIRTTRVETAAQMYAAAAAAAPTADVWVFAAAVADYRPRDVAPNKIKKDGDTLTLELVKNVDIAAALGQTKRAEQFSVGFALETNDEEAHAQGKLRRKNFDLIVLNSLRDPGAGFRHDTNKVTLLDAAGQKTIFELKPKSAVAHDIVRTVFACLSLRNA, encoded by the coding sequence ATGCGCGTTCTAATCACGGCTGGGCCGACTTACGAGCCGATTGACCCGGTGCGGTTTATCGGCAACCACAGCACCGGCAAAATGGGCTACGCTCTGGCCGAAGTGTTTGCCGAGAACGGGGCCCAGGTCACGCTCATCAGCGGCCCCACCAACCTGCCCGACCCGGCCAACCCCCAGATCCGGACGACGCGGGTGGAAACGGCCGCCCAGATGTACGCCGCCGCCGCCGCCGCCGCCCCCACGGCCGACGTGTGGGTGTTTGCCGCCGCCGTGGCCGACTACCGCCCGCGCGACGTGGCGCCGAACAAGATCAAAAAGGATGGCGACACGCTGACCCTGGAGCTGGTCAAGAACGTGGACATTGCCGCCGCGCTGGGACAAACCAAGCGCGCTGAACAATTTTCGGTGGGTTTTGCGTTAGAAACCAATGACGAGGAAGCCCACGCCCAGGGCAAGCTGCGGCGCAAGAATTTCGACCTGATTGTGCTCAACTCCCTGCGCGACCCGGGCGCGGGCTTCCGCCACGATACCAACAAAGTGACGCTGCTGGACGCGGCCGGCCAAAAGACTATCTTTGAGCTGAAGCCTAAGTCTGCCGTGGCCCACGATATTGTCCGAACCGTTTTTGCCTGCCTTTCCCTTCGCAATGCGTAA
- a CDS encoding flavoprotein, translating to MPLQGRKIILGVCGSIAAYKAATLVRLLIKAGAEVQVILTASASAFVTPLTLGTLSKKPVLTSFLRDEAAGLWHNHVELGLWADALVVAPASANTVAQLANGHCPNLLAAVYLSARCPVFLAPAMDLDMYVHPAVIQNFERLRSFGNHVLESPVGELASGLSGPGRMLEPEDIVAELERFFSA from the coding sequence ATGCCGCTGCAAGGCCGTAAGATTATTCTGGGCGTGTGCGGCAGCATTGCCGCCTACAAAGCTGCCACGCTGGTACGGCTTCTGATCAAGGCCGGGGCTGAGGTGCAAGTCATTCTGACTGCCTCGGCCTCGGCCTTTGTCACGCCCCTGACCCTGGGCACGCTCTCCAAAAAGCCGGTGCTGACCAGCTTTCTGCGCGACGAAGCCGCCGGCCTTTGGCACAACCACGTGGAGCTGGGCCTCTGGGCCGACGCGCTGGTTGTGGCCCCGGCCAGCGCCAACACCGTGGCCCAGCTGGCCAACGGGCACTGCCCCAACCTGCTGGCGGCCGTGTATTTGTCGGCCCGCTGCCCGGTGTTTCTGGCCCCGGCTATGGACCTGGACATGTACGTGCATCCGGCCGTGATCCAGAACTTCGAGCGGCTGCGCAGCTTCGGCAACCACGTGCTGGAGTCGCCGGTGGGGGAGCTGGCCAGCGGGCTGTCGGGCCCCGGCCGCATGCTCGAGCCTGAGGATATCGTGGCGGAGCTGGAGCGGTTTTTTAGCGCATGA
- a CDS encoding DNA-directed RNA polymerase subunit omega, whose protein sequence is MKTPNNVSASIVTRNMSDFTHETGNVYESIAIISKRANQISVKLKEELNGKLAEFATTVDNLEEVFENREQIEISKHYERLPKPTNLAIEEFLEGKVTFRTLEEEALPVARPTE, encoded by the coding sequence ATGAAAACTCCGAACAACGTCTCTGCTTCCATCGTGACCCGCAACATGTCGGACTTCACCCACGAAACCGGCAACGTGTACGAGTCGATTGCCATCATCTCGAAGCGCGCCAACCAGATTTCGGTGAAGCTGAAGGAAGAGCTGAACGGCAAGCTGGCCGAGTTTGCTACCACGGTCGACAACCTGGAGGAAGTATTCGAAAACCGCGAGCAAATCGAGATTTCGAAGCACTACGAGCGGTTGCCCAAGCCCACCAACCTCGCCATTGAGGAGTTCCTGGAAGGCAAAGTAACGTTCCGCACCCTCGAGGAAGAGGCGCTGCCCGTTGCTCGTCCTACCGAATAA
- a CDS encoding outer membrane protein assembly factor BamD — protein MLSFRPAFFVLFLSTLLLGSCTGYQKLLKSSDVNKKYEAAVQYYEKGDFFKAGTLLEDLIPLLKGRPEAEKAQFYFANTNYRQRNYVLSAYYFKSFADTYPNSTYAEEANFLHAKSLFRDSPEFELDQTNTFSALESIQEFLNRYPSSQFRPEAENMSQELQKKLENKAFQSAKLYYNVRYYQAAVTAFSSFQQQYPASAFNEEASFLKLNAQYDLAKESVPEKQRERYLEVLSFYQQFIDNYPQSRNLKAAETMYTTAREEIAKIKPADTAAK, from the coding sequence ATGCTGTCTTTTCGCCCTGCCTTCTTTGTTCTGTTCCTGAGTACGTTGCTGCTTGGCTCGTGCACCGGCTACCAAAAGCTGCTCAAAAGCAGCGACGTCAACAAGAAGTACGAGGCCGCAGTGCAGTACTACGAGAAAGGCGACTTTTTCAAGGCCGGTACCCTGCTCGAAGACCTGATTCCGCTGCTGAAAGGCCGTCCGGAGGCTGAAAAAGCCCAGTTCTACTTCGCCAATACCAACTACCGGCAGCGCAACTACGTGCTGAGCGCCTACTACTTCAAGTCGTTTGCCGACACCTACCCCAACTCGACCTACGCCGAGGAAGCCAACTTCCTGCACGCCAAGTCGCTGTTTCGCGACTCGCCGGAGTTCGAGCTGGACCAGACCAACACCTTTTCCGCCCTCGAATCCATTCAGGAGTTTCTGAACCGCTACCCCAGCAGCCAGTTCCGGCCCGAAGCCGAGAATATGTCGCAGGAGCTGCAGAAGAAGCTGGAAAACAAAGCTTTCCAAAGCGCCAAGCTCTACTACAACGTGCGCTACTACCAGGCTGCCGTTACGGCCTTCAGCTCGTTTCAGCAGCAGTATCCGGCTTCAGCCTTCAACGAGGAAGCCTCGTTCCTGAAGCTGAACGCCCAGTACGACCTAGCCAAGGAAAGCGTACCGGAAAAGCAGCGGGAGCGGTATCTGGAAGTGCTGTCGTTCTATCAGCAGTTCATCGACAACTACCCGCAGAGCCGCAACCTGAAAGCCGCGGAAACCATGTACACCACGGCCCGCGAGGAAATTGCCAAAATCAAGCCCGCCGACACGGCAGCCAAATAA
- a CDS encoding OstA-like protein, which yields MRFIKFLFLFLLAGLPLLSPAQQRPGRPAAAQPTPPKGQRIELLPGTEKLVGGTFNGVEIRKLIGNVSFKQGTTLLYCDSAYQYLEKNALEAFSNVRIVQNDTVTITGDHATYDGDTRKARMTGNVVMRDPRMTLTTSLLDYDLNKNLAYYSTGGHLVDPENTLDSQFGYYNTTSKVFSFKRNVKLVTKENNIDTDTLQYNTVSKIAYFFGPTRITGKQGNLYAENGTYNTRTKVSNFQRNAKIETPNYLLGGDKLVYDEARQYGVATGHVSMTSKKDNIVLRGDVGRYWRAQGRAKVYGSSPVMRNISDNDTLYLAADTLVSVEGRPPKNAAGVLYAYPRVKIFRKDLQGRCDSLTYDRQDSIIYLNKRPVLWSEQNQLTADSMEIRQRKGKIDQMRLYANSFIIGQDTILNYNQVKGRNMVAYFVDNKIKKVDVLGNAESLYYALEADTAVTGLNKAVSANMALRFADNKLQTITFLTNPDASFIPPHELKAEDEKLKGFIWRAPERPTRKLVLGKHFAAPVKAKAKPKVKAKPKTTVKTKAKTAPAKTKAAPVKAAPAKPAAKPAPKPAATLKAPVRARK from the coding sequence ATGCGGTTTATAAAGTTTCTTTTTCTGTTTCTTCTCGCCGGGCTCCCCCTGCTCAGCCCGGCCCAGCAGCGCCCCGGCCGGCCGGCCGCGGCCCAGCCCACGCCGCCGAAAGGGCAGCGCATCGAGCTGCTGCCCGGCACCGAGAAGCTGGTGGGCGGCACCTTCAACGGCGTAGAAATCCGCAAGCTGATTGGCAACGTGAGCTTTAAGCAGGGCACCACCTTGCTCTACTGCGACTCGGCCTACCAGTACCTGGAGAAAAACGCGCTGGAAGCCTTCAGCAACGTGCGCATCGTGCAGAACGATACCGTGACCATCACCGGCGACCATGCCACCTACGACGGCGACACCCGCAAGGCCCGCATGACCGGCAACGTGGTGATGCGCGACCCGCGCATGACGCTGACTACCAGCCTGCTCGACTACGACCTGAATAAAAACCTGGCCTACTACAGCACCGGCGGCCACCTCGTCGACCCCGAAAACACGCTCGACAGCCAGTTTGGCTACTACAACACCACCTCTAAGGTGTTCAGCTTCAAGCGCAACGTGAAGCTGGTGACCAAGGAAAACAACATCGACACCGACACGCTGCAGTACAATACCGTGTCGAAGATTGCCTACTTCTTCGGGCCCACGCGCATCACGGGCAAGCAGGGCAACCTCTACGCCGAAAATGGCACCTACAACACCCGCACCAAGGTTTCCAACTTCCAGCGCAACGCCAAGATCGAAACCCCGAACTACCTGCTCGGCGGCGACAAGCTGGTGTACGACGAAGCCCGGCAGTACGGCGTGGCCACCGGCCACGTCTCGATGACTTCGAAGAAGGATAACATCGTGCTGCGCGGCGACGTGGGCCGCTACTGGCGGGCCCAGGGCCGGGCCAAGGTGTACGGCAGCAGCCCGGTGATGCGCAACATCTCCGACAACGACACGCTCTACCTGGCCGCCGACACGCTGGTGAGCGTGGAGGGCCGCCCACCCAAAAACGCGGCCGGCGTGCTGTATGCCTACCCCCGGGTGAAGATTTTCCGCAAGGACTTGCAGGGCCGCTGCGACTCGCTGACCTACGACCGGCAGGACTCCATCATCTACCTGAACAAGCGGCCGGTGCTGTGGTCGGAGCAGAACCAGCTCACGGCCGACAGCATGGAAATCCGGCAGCGCAAGGGCAAAATTGACCAGATGCGCCTGTACGCCAACTCGTTTATCATCGGGCAGGACACGATTCTGAACTACAACCAGGTGAAGGGGCGCAACATGGTGGCCTACTTCGTCGACAACAAAATAAAAAAAGTGGACGTGCTTGGCAACGCCGAGAGCCTCTACTACGCTCTTGAAGCCGACACGGCCGTGACGGGCCTCAACAAGGCCGTGAGTGCCAACATGGCCCTGCGCTTCGCCGACAACAAGCTCCAAACCATTACGTTTCTGACCAACCCCGATGCCAGCTTTATTCCGCCCCACGAGCTGAAAGCGGAAGACGAAAAGCTCAAGGGCTTTATCTGGCGGGCCCCGGAACGGCCCACCCGCAAGCTGGTGTTGGGCAAGCACTTCGCCGCGCCCGTGAAGGCTAAGGCCAAGCCCAAGGTAAAAGCCAAACCCAAAACAACCGTAAAAACCAAGGCCAAAACGGCGCCGGCTAAAACTAAAGCCGCGCCAGTGAAAGCCGCTCCGGCCAAGCCGGCCGCGAAGCCCGCGCCCAAACCAGCTGCCACGCTAAAAGCCCCCGTGCGGGCCCGTAAATAG